One genomic window of Mus musculus strain C57BL/6J chromosome 4, GRCm38.p6 C57BL/6J includes the following:
- the Epha8 gene encoding ephrin type-A receptor 8 precursor, giving the protein MAPARARLSPALWVVTAAAAATCVSAGRGEVNLLDTSTIHGDWGWLTYPAHGWDSINEVDESFRPIHTYQVCNVMSPNQNNWLRTNWVPRDGARRVYAEIKFTLRDCNSIPGVLGTCKETFNLHYLESDRDLGASTQESQFLKIDTIAADESFTGADLGVRRLKLNTEVRGVGPLSKRGFYLAFQDIGACLAILSLRIYYKKCPAMVRNLAAFSEAVTGADSSSLVEVRGQCVRHSEERDTPKMYCSAEGEWLVPIGKCVCSAGYEERRDACMACELGFYKSAPGDQLCARCPPHSHSATPAAQTCRCDLSYYRAALDPPSAACTRPPSAPVNLISSVNGTSVTLEWAPPLDPGGRSDITYNAVCRRCPWALSHCEACGSGTRFVPQQTSLAQASLLVANLLAHMNYSFWIEAVNGVSNLSPEPRSAAVVNITTNQAAPSQVVVIRQERAGQTSVSLLWQEPEQPNGIILEYEIKYYEKDKEMQSYSTLKAVTTRATVSGLKPGTRYVFQVRARTSAGCGRFSQAMEVETGKPRPRYDTRTIVWICLTLITGLVVLLLLLICKKRHCGYSKAFQDSDEEKMHYQNGQAPPPVFLPLNHPPGKFPETQFSAEPHTYEEPGRAGRSFTREIEASRIHIEKIIGSGESGEVCYGRLQVPGQRDVPVAIKALKAGYTERQRQDFLSEAAIMGQFDHPNIIRLEGVVTRGRLAMIVTEYMENGSLDAFLRTHDGQFTIVQLVGMLRGVGAGMRYLSDLGYIHRDLAARNVLVDGRLVCKVSDFGLSRALEDDPEAAYTTAGGKIPIRWTAPEAIAFRTFSSASDVWSFGVVMWEVLAYGERPYWNMTNQDVISSVEEGYRLPAPMGCPRALHQLMLDCWHKDRAQRPRFAHVVSVLDALVHSPESLRATATVSRCPPPAFARSCFDLRAGGSGNGDLTVGDWLDSIRMGRYRDHFAAGGYSSLGMVLRMNAQDVRALGITLMGHQKKILGSIQTMRAQLSSTQGPRRHL; this is encoded by the exons ATGGCCCCCGCCCGGGCCCGCCTGTCCCCCGCTCTCTGGGTCGTCACGGCCGCGGCGGCGGCCACCTGCGTGTCCGCGGGGCGCGGCGAAG TGAACTTGTTGGATACATCAACCATCCACGGAGACTGGGGCTGGCTCACGTATCCCGCTCATGGG TGGGACTCCATCAACGAGGTAGACGAGTCCTTCCGGCCCATCCACACGTACCAAGTATGCAACGTCATGAGCCCCAACCAGAACAACTGGCTGCGCACGAACTGGGTGCCCCGCGACGGCGCCAGGCGTGTCTACGCCGAGATCAAATTCACCCTGCGTGACTGCAATAGCATCCCAGGGGTGTTAGGTACCTGCAAGGAGACCTTCAACCTTCACTACCTGGAGTCTGACCGCGACCTGGGGGCCAGCACACAAGAGAGCCAGTTCCTCAAGATTGACACCATCGCGGCGGATGAGAGCTTCACGGGCGCAGACCTGGGTGTGCGGAGGCTCAAGCTGAACACGGAGGTGCGTGGCGTGGGCCCGCTCAGCAAGCGCGGCTTCTACCTGGCCTTCCAGGACATAGGTGCCTGCCTCGCCATCCTCTCACTCCGAATCTACTACAAGAAGTGCCCCGCCATGGTACGCAACCTGGCAGCCTTCTCGGAGGCGGTTACTGGGGCCGACTCGTCCTCGCTGGTTGAGGTTCGAGGCCAGTGTGTGCGGCACTCGGAAGAGCGCGACACACCCAAGATGTACTGCAGTGCTGAGGGCGAATGGCTGGTGCCCATCGGCAAGTGCGTGTGCAGTGCTGGCTATGAGGAGCGGCGGGATGCCTGCATGG CCTGTGAGCTGGGCTTCTACAAGTCAGCCCCCGGGGACCAGCTGTGCGCCCGATGCCCACCCCACAGCCACTCTGCCACCCCTGCGGCCCAGACCTGCCGTTGTGACCTCAGCTACTACCGCGCGGCCTTGGACCCACCATCGGCAGCCTGCACCC GGCCACCCTCAGCACCAGTGAACCTGATCTCCAGCGTAAATGGAACGTCTGTGACCCTCGAGTGGGCCCCTCCTCTGGACCCAGGTGGTCGCAGCGACATCACCTACAACGCAGTGTGCCGCCGCTGCCCCTGGGCCCTGAGCCACTGTGAGGCTTGTGGGAGTGGAACTCGCTTCGTCCCGCAGCAGACAAGCCTGGCACAGGCCAGCCTGCTGGTGGCCAACCTGCTAGCCCACATGAACTACTCCTTCTGGATCGAGGCAGTCAACGGTGTCTCCAACCTGAGCCCTGAGCCCCGCAGCGCTGCTGTGGTCAACATCACCACGAACCAGGCAG CCCCGTCCCAGGTGGTGGTGATCCGGCAGGAGCGGGCTGGGCAGACCAGCGTGTCACTCCTGTGGCAGGAACCAGAGCAGCCCAACGGCATCATTCTGGAGTACGAGATCAAGTACTACGAGAAG GATAAGGAGATGCAAAGTTACTCTACCCTCAAGGCTGTCACCACCCGCGCCACCGTGTCAGGCCTCAAACCAGGCACTCGCTACGTGTTCCAGGTCCGAGCCCGCACCTCAGCAGGCTGTGGCCGCTTCAGCCAGGCCATGGAGGTGGAGACCGGGAAACCCA GGCCCCGCTACGACACTCGGACCATCGTCTGGATCTGCCTGACACTCATCACGGGCCTGGTGGTGCTCCTCTTGCTTCTCATCTGCAAGAAGAG gCACTGTGGCTACAGCAAGGCGTTCCAGGACTCGGATGAAGAGAAGATGCATTACCAGAACGGGCAGG CACCCCCACCTGTCTTCTTGCCCTTGAACCACCCCCCGGGGAAGTTCCCAGAAACCCAGTTCTCTGCAGAGCCCCACACCTATGAGGAACCAGGTCGGGCAGGCCGGAGCTTTACCCGAGAGATCGAGGCATCCAGGATCCACATTGAGAAGATCATAGGCTCGG GGGAGTCAGGAGAAGTGTGCTATGGGAGGCTGCAGGTGCCAGGACAGCGCGATGTGCCTGTGGCCATCAAGGCTCTCAAAGCTGGCTACACGGAGAGACAGCGACAAGACTTCTTGAGCGAGGCAGCCATCATGGGCCAATTTGATCACCCTAACATCATCCGCCTTGAGGGTGTGGTCACCCGTG gTCGCCTGGCAATGATTGTGACGGAGTACATGGAAAATGGCTCTCTGGATGCCTTCCTCAGG ACCCACGATGGGCAGTTCACCATCGTGCAGCTAGTGGGCATGCTCAGAGGGGTGGGCGCTGGCATGCGCTACCTCTCAGACCTGGGCTACATTCACCGTGACCTGGCTGCCCGCAATGTCCTGGTGGATGGCCGTCTGGTGTGCAAAGTGTCAGACTTTGGGCTCTCAAGGGCTCTGGAGGATGACCCCGAAGCTGCCTACACCACTGCG GGAGGGAAGATCCCTATCCGATGGACAGCGCCGGAGGCCATTGCTTTCCGCACGTTCTCCTCAGCCAGTGATGTGTGGAGCTTTGGTGTGGTCATGTGGGAGGTTCTAGCCTATGGTGAACGACCCTACTGGAACATGACCAACCAGGAT GTCATCAGCTCTGTGGAGGAGGGTTATAGGCTGCCAGCACCCATGGGTTGCCCACGTGCCCTACACCAGCTCATGCTGGACTGCTGGCACAAGGACCGTGCCCAGCGGCCTCGCTTCGCTCATGTCGTGAGCGTTCTGGATGCCCTGGTCCACAGTCCTGAGAGCCTCAGGGCCACAGCCACAGTCAGCAG GTGCCCACCCCCTGCCTTCGCCAGGAGCTGCTTTGACCTCCGAGCAGGCGGAAGTGGGAACGGGGACCTCACAGTGGGGGACTGGCTGGACTCCATCCGAATGGGGCGCTACCGGGACCACTTCGCGGCTGGCGGGTACTCCTCCCTCGGCATGGTGCTTCGGATGAACGCCCA GGATGTGCGCGCCCTCGGCATCACTCTCATGGGTCACCAGAAGAAGATACTTGGAAGCATCCAGACCATGAGGGCCCAGCTGAGCAGCACCCAGGGACCCCGCCGGCACCTCTGA
- the Epha8 gene encoding ephrin type-A receptor 8 isoform X2: MQSYSTLKAVTTRATVSGLKPGTRYVFQVRARTSAGCGRFSQAMEVETGKPRPRYDTRTIVWICLTLITGLVVLLLLLICKKRHCGYSKAFQDSDEEKMHYQNGQAPPPVFLPLNHPPGKFPETQFSAEPHTYEEPGRAGRSFTREIEASRIHIEKIIGSGESGEVCYGRLQVPGQRDVPVAIKALKAGYTERQRQDFLSEAAIMGQFDHPNIIRLEGVVTRGRLAMIVTEYMENGSLDAFLRTHDGQFTIVQLVGMLRGVGAGMRYLSDLGYIHRDLAARNVLVDGRLVCKVSDFGLSRALEDDPEAAYTTAGGKIPIRWTAPEAIAFRTFSSASDVWSFGVVMWEVLAYGERPYWNMTNQDVISSVEEGYRLPAPMGCPRALHQLMLDCWHKDRAQRPRFAHVVSVLDALVHSPESLRATATVSRCPPPAFARSCFDLRAGGSGNGDLTVGDWLDSIRMGRYRDHFAAGGYSSLGMVLRMNAQDVRALGITLMGHQKKILGSIQTMRAQLSSTQGPRRHL, translated from the exons ATGCAAAGTTACTCTACCCTCAAGGCTGTCACCACCCGCGCCACCGTGTCAGGCCTCAAACCAGGCACTCGCTACGTGTTCCAGGTCCGAGCCCGCACCTCAGCAGGCTGTGGCCGCTTCAGCCAGGCCATGGAGGTGGAGACCGGGAAACCCA GGCCCCGCTACGACACTCGGACCATCGTCTGGATCTGCCTGACACTCATCACGGGCCTGGTGGTGCTCCTCTTGCTTCTCATCTGCAAGAAGAG gCACTGTGGCTACAGCAAGGCGTTCCAGGACTCGGATGAAGAGAAGATGCATTACCAGAACGGGCAGG CACCCCCACCTGTCTTCTTGCCCTTGAACCACCCCCCGGGGAAGTTCCCAGAAACCCAGTTCTCTGCAGAGCCCCACACCTATGAGGAACCAGGTCGGGCAGGCCGGAGCTTTACCCGAGAGATCGAGGCATCCAGGATCCACATTGAGAAGATCATAGGCTCGG GGGAGTCAGGAGAAGTGTGCTATGGGAGGCTGCAGGTGCCAGGACAGCGCGATGTGCCTGTGGCCATCAAGGCTCTCAAAGCTGGCTACACGGAGAGACAGCGACAAGACTTCTTGAGCGAGGCAGCCATCATGGGCCAATTTGATCACCCTAACATCATCCGCCTTGAGGGTGTGGTCACCCGTG gTCGCCTGGCAATGATTGTGACGGAGTACATGGAAAATGGCTCTCTGGATGCCTTCCTCAGG ACCCACGATGGGCAGTTCACCATCGTGCAGCTAGTGGGCATGCTCAGAGGGGTGGGCGCTGGCATGCGCTACCTCTCAGACCTGGGCTACATTCACCGTGACCTGGCTGCCCGCAATGTCCTGGTGGATGGCCGTCTGGTGTGCAAAGTGTCAGACTTTGGGCTCTCAAGGGCTCTGGAGGATGACCCCGAAGCTGCCTACACCACTGCG GGAGGGAAGATCCCTATCCGATGGACAGCGCCGGAGGCCATTGCTTTCCGCACGTTCTCCTCAGCCAGTGATGTGTGGAGCTTTGGTGTGGTCATGTGGGAGGTTCTAGCCTATGGTGAACGACCCTACTGGAACATGACCAACCAGGAT GTCATCAGCTCTGTGGAGGAGGGTTATAGGCTGCCAGCACCCATGGGTTGCCCACGTGCCCTACACCAGCTCATGCTGGACTGCTGGCACAAGGACCGTGCCCAGCGGCCTCGCTTCGCTCATGTCGTGAGCGTTCTGGATGCCCTGGTCCACAGTCCTGAGAGCCTCAGGGCCACAGCCACAGTCAGCAG GTGCCCACCCCCTGCCTTCGCCAGGAGCTGCTTTGACCTCCGAGCAGGCGGAAGTGGGAACGGGGACCTCACAGTGGGGGACTGGCTGGACTCCATCCGAATGGGGCGCTACCGGGACCACTTCGCGGCTGGCGGGTACTCCTCCCTCGGCATGGTGCTTCGGATGAACGCCCA GGATGTGCGCGCCCTCGGCATCACTCTCATGGGTCACCAGAAGAAGATACTTGGAAGCATCCAGACCATGAGGGCCCAGCTGAGCAGCACCCAGGGACCCCGCCGGCACCTCTGA
- the Epha8 gene encoding ephrin type-A receptor 8 isoform X1, giving the protein MSPNQNNWLRTNWVPRDGARRVYAEIKFTLRDCNSIPGVLGTCKETFNLHYLESDRDLGASTQESQFLKIDTIAADESFTGADLGVRRLKLNTEVRGVGPLSKRGFYLAFQDIGACLAILSLRIYYKKCPAMVRNLAAFSEAVTGADSSSLVEVRGQCVRHSEERDTPKMYCSAEGEWLVPIGKCVCSAGYEERRDACMACELGFYKSAPGDQLCARCPPHSHSATPAAQTCRCDLSYYRAALDPPSAACTRPPSAPVNLISSVNGTSVTLEWAPPLDPGGRSDITYNAVCRRCPWALSHCEACGSGTRFVPQQTSLAQASLLVANLLAHMNYSFWIEAVNGVSNLSPEPRSAAVVNITTNQAAPSQVVVIRQERAGQTSVSLLWQEPEQPNGIILEYEIKYYEKDKEMQSYSTLKAVTTRATVSGLKPGTRYVFQVRARTSAGCGRFSQAMEVETGKPRPRYDTRTIVWICLTLITGLVVLLLLLICKKRHCGYSKAFQDSDEEKMHYQNGQAPPPVFLPLNHPPGKFPETQFSAEPHTYEEPGRAGRSFTREIEASRIHIEKIIGSGESGEVCYGRLQVPGQRDVPVAIKALKAGYTERQRQDFLSEAAIMGQFDHPNIIRLEGVVTRGRLAMIVTEYMENGSLDAFLRTHDGQFTIVQLVGMLRGVGAGMRYLSDLGYIHRDLAARNVLVDGRLVCKVSDFGLSRALEDDPEAAYTTAGGKIPIRWTAPEAIAFRTFSSASDVWSFGVVMWEVLAYGERPYWNMTNQDVISSVEEGYRLPAPMGCPRALHQLMLDCWHKDRAQRPRFAHVVSVLDALVHSPESLRATATVSRCPPPAFARSCFDLRAGGSGNGDLTVGDWLDSIRMGRYRDHFAAGGYSSLGMVLRMNAQDVRALGITLMGHQKKILGSIQTMRAQLSSTQGPRRHL; this is encoded by the exons ATGAGCCCCAACCAGAACAACTGGCTGCGCACGAACTGGGTGCCCCGCGACGGCGCCAGGCGTGTCTACGCCGAGATCAAATTCACCCTGCGTGACTGCAATAGCATCCCAGGGGTGTTAGGTACCTGCAAGGAGACCTTCAACCTTCACTACCTGGAGTCTGACCGCGACCTGGGGGCCAGCACACAAGAGAGCCAGTTCCTCAAGATTGACACCATCGCGGCGGATGAGAGCTTCACGGGCGCAGACCTGGGTGTGCGGAGGCTCAAGCTGAACACGGAGGTGCGTGGCGTGGGCCCGCTCAGCAAGCGCGGCTTCTACCTGGCCTTCCAGGACATAGGTGCCTGCCTCGCCATCCTCTCACTCCGAATCTACTACAAGAAGTGCCCCGCCATGGTACGCAACCTGGCAGCCTTCTCGGAGGCGGTTACTGGGGCCGACTCGTCCTCGCTGGTTGAGGTTCGAGGCCAGTGTGTGCGGCACTCGGAAGAGCGCGACACACCCAAGATGTACTGCAGTGCTGAGGGCGAATGGCTGGTGCCCATCGGCAAGTGCGTGTGCAGTGCTGGCTATGAGGAGCGGCGGGATGCCTGCATGG CCTGTGAGCTGGGCTTCTACAAGTCAGCCCCCGGGGACCAGCTGTGCGCCCGATGCCCACCCCACAGCCACTCTGCCACCCCTGCGGCCCAGACCTGCCGTTGTGACCTCAGCTACTACCGCGCGGCCTTGGACCCACCATCGGCAGCCTGCACCC GGCCACCCTCAGCACCAGTGAACCTGATCTCCAGCGTAAATGGAACGTCTGTGACCCTCGAGTGGGCCCCTCCTCTGGACCCAGGTGGTCGCAGCGACATCACCTACAACGCAGTGTGCCGCCGCTGCCCCTGGGCCCTGAGCCACTGTGAGGCTTGTGGGAGTGGAACTCGCTTCGTCCCGCAGCAGACAAGCCTGGCACAGGCCAGCCTGCTGGTGGCCAACCTGCTAGCCCACATGAACTACTCCTTCTGGATCGAGGCAGTCAACGGTGTCTCCAACCTGAGCCCTGAGCCCCGCAGCGCTGCTGTGGTCAACATCACCACGAACCAGGCAG CCCCGTCCCAGGTGGTGGTGATCCGGCAGGAGCGGGCTGGGCAGACCAGCGTGTCACTCCTGTGGCAGGAACCAGAGCAGCCCAACGGCATCATTCTGGAGTACGAGATCAAGTACTACGAGAAG GATAAGGAGATGCAAAGTTACTCTACCCTCAAGGCTGTCACCACCCGCGCCACCGTGTCAGGCCTCAAACCAGGCACTCGCTACGTGTTCCAGGTCCGAGCCCGCACCTCAGCAGGCTGTGGCCGCTTCAGCCAGGCCATGGAGGTGGAGACCGGGAAACCCA GGCCCCGCTACGACACTCGGACCATCGTCTGGATCTGCCTGACACTCATCACGGGCCTGGTGGTGCTCCTCTTGCTTCTCATCTGCAAGAAGAG gCACTGTGGCTACAGCAAGGCGTTCCAGGACTCGGATGAAGAGAAGATGCATTACCAGAACGGGCAGG CACCCCCACCTGTCTTCTTGCCCTTGAACCACCCCCCGGGGAAGTTCCCAGAAACCCAGTTCTCTGCAGAGCCCCACACCTATGAGGAACCAGGTCGGGCAGGCCGGAGCTTTACCCGAGAGATCGAGGCATCCAGGATCCACATTGAGAAGATCATAGGCTCGG GGGAGTCAGGAGAAGTGTGCTATGGGAGGCTGCAGGTGCCAGGACAGCGCGATGTGCCTGTGGCCATCAAGGCTCTCAAAGCTGGCTACACGGAGAGACAGCGACAAGACTTCTTGAGCGAGGCAGCCATCATGGGCCAATTTGATCACCCTAACATCATCCGCCTTGAGGGTGTGGTCACCCGTG gTCGCCTGGCAATGATTGTGACGGAGTACATGGAAAATGGCTCTCTGGATGCCTTCCTCAGG ACCCACGATGGGCAGTTCACCATCGTGCAGCTAGTGGGCATGCTCAGAGGGGTGGGCGCTGGCATGCGCTACCTCTCAGACCTGGGCTACATTCACCGTGACCTGGCTGCCCGCAATGTCCTGGTGGATGGCCGTCTGGTGTGCAAAGTGTCAGACTTTGGGCTCTCAAGGGCTCTGGAGGATGACCCCGAAGCTGCCTACACCACTGCG GGAGGGAAGATCCCTATCCGATGGACAGCGCCGGAGGCCATTGCTTTCCGCACGTTCTCCTCAGCCAGTGATGTGTGGAGCTTTGGTGTGGTCATGTGGGAGGTTCTAGCCTATGGTGAACGACCCTACTGGAACATGACCAACCAGGAT GTCATCAGCTCTGTGGAGGAGGGTTATAGGCTGCCAGCACCCATGGGTTGCCCACGTGCCCTACACCAGCTCATGCTGGACTGCTGGCACAAGGACCGTGCCCAGCGGCCTCGCTTCGCTCATGTCGTGAGCGTTCTGGATGCCCTGGTCCACAGTCCTGAGAGCCTCAGGGCCACAGCCACAGTCAGCAG GTGCCCACCCCCTGCCTTCGCCAGGAGCTGCTTTGACCTCCGAGCAGGCGGAAGTGGGAACGGGGACCTCACAGTGGGGGACTGGCTGGACTCCATCCGAATGGGGCGCTACCGGGACCACTTCGCGGCTGGCGGGTACTCCTCCCTCGGCATGGTGCTTCGGATGAACGCCCA GGATGTGCGCGCCCTCGGCATCACTCTCATGGGTCACCAGAAGAAGATACTTGGAAGCATCCAGACCATGAGGGCCCAGCTGAGCAGCACCCAGGGACCCCGCCGGCACCTCTGA